Proteins encoded together in one Juglans regia cultivar Chandler chromosome 9, Walnut 2.0, whole genome shotgun sequence window:
- the LOC118349390 gene encoding topless-related protein 3-like, translating into MVEFTANFTDKVSGSSAITNVNPVNCKVEKSSLVKPSPILNGVDLMGRRDKKINVEDVTDITKPWQLSEIVDVVQCRIVTMLGSTDSSSKVVGLLYTNSGVGVLALGANGVQKLGSGHAMNKIPSGNVIPSVVLNHWQSNSCFLMTDEVSGVNLEEVVLCIAPFHVSSC; encoded by the exons ATGGTTGAGTTTACCGCAAATTTTACGG ATAAGGTTTCTGGCTCTTCAGCCATCACAAATGTCAATCCAGTCAATTGTAAAGTGGAAAAAAGCTCCCTGGTTAAGCCTTCTCCAATTCTTAATGGCGTTGATCTAATGGGTAGAAgggataagaaaataaatgtggAAGATGTAACTGATATAACTAAACCCTGGCAGTTGTCTGAAATTGTGGATGTTGTCCAATGTCGAATAGTTACCATGCTTGGTAGCACAGATTCTTCTAGCAAGGTTGTAGGACTTTTATATACAAATTCTGGTGTTGGGGTTTTGGCACTGGGAGCAAATGGTGTTCAAAAGCTGGGAAGTGGTCACGCAATGAACAAAATCCCAAGTGGAAATGTCATTCCCAGTGTCGTTCTGAATCATTGGCAATCAAATAGTTGTTTTCTTATGACTGATGAAGTCTCAGGTGTCAACCTTGAAGAAGTAGTTCTGTGTATAGCTCCATTCCACGTGTCATCATGTTAA
- the LOC118349424 gene encoding ubiquitin-40S ribosomal protein S27a-like codes for MTSTSTHTSLLVESRQGYGHDSRQRLEENNTIDTITTIDQVKAKVQDNKGILLDQKSLIFNGRQLEDGRSLAVVQQYTEEAPSHSLLKADSELALTLGAQLKLNGDGSTFLVFTYVNPAMAKGESPTNGIDLGMTYSCVCLAT; via the coding sequence ATGACTTCCACCTCTACCCACACCTCACTCTTGGTAGAATCAAGACAAGGCTATGGGCATGATTCTCGACAAAGGTTAGAAGAGAACAATACCATCGATACCATCACTACCATCGACCAAGTGAAGGCTAAGGTCCAAGACAACAAGGGCATCTTGCTCGACCAGAAGAGTCTCATCTTCAACGGAAGGCAACTCGAAGATGGTCGTTCCCTAGCCGTGGTGCAGCAGTACACGGAGGAAGCTCCTTCTCATTCTTTACTCAAGGCTGATTCAGAACTCGCTCTCACTCTCGGTGCTCAACTGAAGCTCAACGGCGATGGCTCCACCTTTCTTGTTTTCACCTATGTGAACCCAGCCATGGCAAAGGGTGAGAGTCCAACAAATGGTATCGACTTGGGGATGACATACTCATGTGTTTGTTTGGCAACATGA